A single Crateriforma conspicua DNA region contains:
- a CDS encoding O-methyltransferase has product MTVLKYGVGVALLVVSFISLGASRVMAQRGAGGSGDRIPGDVELEKGPVALDDFERNALSVLDDIGKNQRFRNVPQHDGRLLRIMTQSINAQHVVELGTSTGISGIWIGLGLRQTGGKLTTYEIDADRARTARENFQRAGLSDVINLVEGDAHVELKKLTGTVDMIFLDADKEGYIDYLNTLMPMLRPGGLILAHNINPRMAHPPFMEAITTNPNLETVVRGGMSISLKKK; this is encoded by the coding sequence ATGACCGTGCTTAAATATGGCGTTGGCGTTGCATTGTTGGTCGTCTCGTTTATCAGTTTGGGTGCCAGTCGCGTGATGGCTCAGCGTGGTGCCGGGGGCAGCGGTGACCGAATTCCCGGCGACGTTGAACTGGAAAAGGGCCCCGTTGCACTGGACGACTTTGAACGCAACGCGTTGTCCGTTTTAGATGACATTGGCAAGAACCAGCGTTTCCGAAATGTGCCCCAGCACGACGGCCGGTTGTTGCGGATCATGACGCAGTCGATCAACGCCCAGCACGTGGTGGAACTGGGCACTTCGACGGGCATCTCCGGCATCTGGATCGGCTTGGGGCTACGGCAGACCGGCGGCAAGCTGACGACGTACGAAATTGACGCCGATCGTGCTCGCACCGCACGTGAAAATTTTCAGCGGGCGGGGCTGTCCGACGTCATCAATTTGGTCGAAGGCGACGCACATGTCGAACTGAAAAAGCTGACCGGGACCGTGGACATGATCTTCCTGGACGCGGACAAGGAAGGCTATATCGATTACCTGAACACGTTGATGCCGATGTTGCGTCCGGGCGGGTTGATTTTGGCACACAACATCAATCCGCGGATGGCACACCCGCCGTTTATGGAAGCGATCACGACAAATCCAAACTTGGAAACCGTCGTCCGTGGCGGCATGTCGATTTCGCTGAAGAAGAAATAG
- a CDS encoding DinB family protein, giving the protein MTTIDLIRRLHQHRTWTNQQLLASVGQVAEVRLHTSLSIGQGSIWKTLVHLMAAEYVWLEALQGNEDPVMPGDVRGRLPGNQQGDGAVENLADLRHRWNDLDRRWADYLAGLTDDDLQRPVIKVSTSSHNGTRHACPRADVLMHVCTHAQYTSAQLVNMLRQLGVDTLPDVMLITLARHEHDCQVQSTEPAFGCTAMPSVAVAGSVAG; this is encoded by the coding sequence ATGACCACCATCGACTTGATACGCAGGTTGCATCAGCATCGAACTTGGACCAATCAACAACTGTTGGCCTCGGTCGGCCAAGTCGCCGAAGTACGATTGCACACCTCGCTGTCGATCGGTCAGGGAAGCATTTGGAAAACGTTGGTCCATTTGATGGCCGCGGAATACGTTTGGTTGGAAGCTTTGCAGGGGAACGAAGATCCCGTGATGCCGGGAGACGTTCGCGGACGCTTGCCGGGAAACCAGCAAGGCGACGGAGCGGTCGAAAACTTGGCCGACCTGAGGCATCGTTGGAACGATCTGGACCGACGTTGGGCGGACTATCTGGCCGGGCTGACCGACGATGACCTGCAGCGTCCCGTGATCAAGGTCAGCACCAGTTCGCACAACGGGACGCGTCACGCATGTCCTCGCGCCGACGTTTTGATGCACGTCTGTACGCACGCCCAGTACACGTCCGCGCAACTGGTCAACATGCTGCGTCAGTTGGGTGTGGACACGTTGCCGGACGTGATGTTGATCACGTTGGCAAGACATGAACACGATTGTCAGGTCCAGTCGACCGAACCGGCCTTTGGCTGCACGGCCATGCCGTCCGTCGCGGTTGCCGGCAGCGTCGCCGGATAG
- a CDS encoding arylsulfatase, whose product MPAVSVCLFFGTGLASADTVTQRPNVVLILADDLGYSDLGCYGGEIQTPRLDQLAKNGLRFARFYNSHKCEPTRASLVSGQYWHDCGLGIQTGLTMGQAMRAQGYSTIAVGKWHLIGNPVDRGFDHYFGHLSGASNYFKGHPSHRLYDQPFQPKDDRFYTTDANADYAIEFIQKARLDNPDQPFFVYLAFNAPHGPLQAWPDDVARYRGKYKTGWDQLRRDRHRRQLQMGLVRNEWSLPRRPHTIPAWDELSAEDQDFEDLRFSTYAAMVDRMDQAIGRVVDHLRESDQLDNTLVLFLSDNGASPYDRGRRGTPPDGDSAWEYGAGWAHLSNTPFRHYKRNVFNGGSCTPLIAHWPAGMTATPGSITDQPGHIIDLMATLIDVSGGRWPQQADGQPLRPLPGKSLVPIFQGKQRRPHDALYFHLFDHRAIIAGDWKLASDWSRPWQLFDLRHDRTETNDLASSMPDKVAELQSRWDDWFPDSMNSKLRSAGNEPVYRSLGDTSGGEGKTSAAKATKQKGRSKPSGKSRVSEVDGVRARVGTTITLEDGVVVMQCRGDDPGLAIDRVGIGQRVGPFVLRMTVRSDSSGQGHVFWTRDQATKLPSGKRLPIDVVHDQQWHDLTVRLESDAGSETQVIGIRVDLCEGPGRVEIKDLRLEDTDGNVLKRWPSR is encoded by the coding sequence ATGCCTGCAGTATCGGTCTGTCTTTTCTTCGGCACCGGGTTGGCGTCCGCGGACACGGTGACGCAGCGTCCCAATGTCGTGCTGATCTTGGCCGACGACTTGGGCTATTCGGATCTCGGATGTTATGGCGGCGAGATCCAAACGCCGCGCCTGGATCAACTTGCCAAGAACGGTTTGCGGTTCGCCCGTTTCTACAATTCACATAAGTGCGAACCCACGCGTGCATCGCTTGTCAGTGGCCAATATTGGCACGATTGTGGGTTGGGCATCCAAACCGGGCTAACCATGGGACAGGCCATGCGGGCGCAAGGTTATTCGACGATCGCGGTCGGCAAATGGCACTTGATTGGCAACCCCGTCGATCGAGGTTTCGACCATTACTTTGGACATCTGAGCGGCGCCAGCAATTACTTCAAAGGTCATCCATCGCACCGGTTGTATGACCAACCGTTTCAGCCCAAGGATGATCGCTTCTATACGACCGACGCCAACGCTGATTATGCGATCGAGTTCATCCAAAAGGCCCGCCTAGACAATCCCGACCAGCCGTTCTTTGTCTATCTAGCGTTCAATGCACCGCATGGTCCGCTGCAGGCTTGGCCCGATGATGTTGCACGCTATCGCGGAAAATACAAAACCGGTTGGGATCAATTGCGTCGGGATCGACACCGACGGCAACTGCAAATGGGGCTGGTGCGAAACGAATGGTCTTTGCCGCGGCGACCGCACACGATTCCGGCGTGGGATGAACTGTCTGCGGAAGACCAGGACTTTGAAGACCTGCGGTTCAGCACCTATGCCGCGATGGTCGATCGAATGGACCAAGCCATCGGACGTGTGGTGGATCACTTGCGTGAAAGCGATCAACTGGACAACACACTGGTTCTATTCTTAAGCGACAACGGTGCCTCGCCATACGATCGTGGCCGTCGTGGGACGCCGCCTGACGGTGATTCGGCATGGGAGTATGGTGCCGGTTGGGCCCACCTGAGCAACACGCCGTTTCGTCACTACAAACGAAATGTTTTCAATGGGGGCAGTTGCACGCCGTTGATTGCGCACTGGCCGGCCGGCATGACGGCCACGCCCGGCAGCATCACCGATCAACCGGGACACATCATTGATCTGATGGCCACGCTGATCGACGTCAGCGGTGGTCGATGGCCGCAACAGGCGGACGGTCAGCCGCTGCGTCCGTTGCCGGGCAAGTCGCTGGTGCCGATCTTTCAGGGAAAGCAACGGCGTCCACACGACGCACTCTATTTTCACTTGTTCGATCACCGCGCAATCATCGCCGGGGATTGGAAGCTGGCTTCGGATTGGAGTCGCCCCTGGCAGCTGTTCGATCTTCGGCATGACCGCACCGAGACCAATGACTTGGCGTCCAGCATGCCAGACAAAGTCGCGGAACTACAATCGCGGTGGGATGACTGGTTTCCCGATTCGATGAATTCGAAACTGCGCAGCGCGGGGAACGAACCGGTGTACCGGTCACTGGGAGATACATCCGGCGGTGAAGGCAAAACAAGTGCCGCAAAGGCGACCAAGCAAAAAGGCAGAAGCAAACCATCGGGCAAATCACGCGTCAGCGAAGTTGATGGCGTACGTGCACGCGTCGGAACGACGATCACGTTAGAAGACGGCGTCGTGGTGATGCAGTGCCGCGGGGATGATCCGGGTTTGGCGATCGACCGGGTGGGCATCGGCCAGCGCGTCGGGCCGTTTGTGCTGCGGATGACCGTCCGCAGCGATTCCAGCGGCCAAGGTCATGTGTTTTGGACACGCGACCAAGCCACGAAGCTGCCCAGCGGGAAACGGTTGCCCATCGATGTCGTTCACGATCAACAATGGCATGATCTCACGGTCCGATTGGAATCCGATGCGGGATCCGAAACACAGGTGATCGGAATTCGAGTCGACTTGTGCGAAGGCCCGGGGCGTGTCGAAATCAAAGACTTGCGTTTGGAAGACACCGACGGCAACGTATTGAAACGGTGGCCGTCGCGGTGA
- a CDS encoding sulfatase: protein MFANSATADNAQRPNVLMIAVDDLNHWLTFMGRNPQAQTPNFDRLAKMGTAFTQAYCAVPACEPSRCALMGGRRPWVTGCYKNGDKWKTHQPAGDGLSAQFLKAGYYVAGAGKIYHSMDYHESEWTEYMSKSGFTLNGPNVDKMDGYHVDKIHPNLKDDDLIDWHSTNYIIDRLDRDDDQPFFLALGLYKPHLPFVVPRKYYDAFPLESIQLPPHREDDLDDLPPAAVKMARNGDHAKFLKSGRWKAAIQSYLATCAYTDMNLGRLLDAFEKSPERDNTIVVLWTDHGWSFGEKEHWRKFALWEEPTRTPMIWVVPGMTKPATRCERTVDLMSVYPTLCQLAGIPKPGHVSGYDITPLLEDPSASWGYPAITTHGYENHTVRTQQHRYIRYANGDEELYDSVADPYEWKNLANDPAFDSVKKDLAEWLPSDAVKPKRKK, encoded by the coding sequence ATGTTCGCCAACAGTGCGACGGCGGATAACGCACAGCGGCCCAACGTGTTGATGATCGCGGTCGATGATTTGAATCATTGGCTGACCTTCATGGGACGCAACCCACAGGCACAAACGCCCAACTTTGATCGATTGGCCAAGATGGGCACCGCGTTCACACAGGCTTACTGTGCAGTGCCCGCATGCGAACCGTCGCGGTGCGCTTTGATGGGGGGCCGCCGTCCGTGGGTGACCGGGTGTTATAAGAATGGCGATAAATGGAAAACACACCAACCGGCCGGTGATGGCTTGTCGGCTCAGTTTCTAAAGGCCGGCTATTATGTCGCCGGTGCTGGCAAAATTTATCACAGCATGGACTATCACGAGTCCGAGTGGACCGAATACATGTCCAAGAGCGGGTTCACGCTGAACGGCCCGAACGTCGATAAGATGGACGGGTACCACGTCGACAAAATCCATCCGAACTTGAAAGACGACGACCTGATCGATTGGCACAGCACCAACTACATCATCGATCGTTTGGACCGTGATGACGACCAGCCATTCTTTTTGGCGTTGGGTTTGTACAAGCCTCACTTGCCGTTCGTGGTTCCGCGAAAGTACTACGATGCGTTCCCTTTGGAATCGATCCAGTTGCCGCCGCACCGCGAAGACGACTTGGATGACCTGCCGCCCGCGGCCGTGAAGATGGCACGCAACGGGGATCATGCAAAGTTTTTAAAGAGCGGTCGTTGGAAAGCCGCCATTCAATCGTATCTGGCGACTTGTGCCTATACCGATATGAATCTGGGCCGTCTACTTGATGCGTTTGAAAAAAGTCCTGAGCGGGACAACACCATCGTCGTGCTGTGGACCGACCATGGTTGGTCGTTCGGCGAAAAGGAACACTGGCGTAAGTTCGCGCTTTGGGAAGAACCGACGCGAACGCCGATGATTTGGGTCGTTCCCGGAATGACCAAGCCGGCGACCCGATGCGAACGCACGGTTGACCTCATGAGCGTCTATCCGACGTTGTGTCAATTGGCCGGGATCCCCAAGCCCGGGCACGTCAGCGGGTACGACATCACGCCGCTGTTGGAAGATCCGTCCGCATCCTGGGGTTACCCCGCGATCACCACGCATGGGTATGAAAACCACACCGTGCGGACGCAACAACATCGCTACATTCGCTATGCCAACGGTGATGAAGAATTGTACGACAGCGTTGCCGATCCTTATGAGTGGAAGAACCTGGCAAACGATCCGGCGTTTGATTCGGTCAAGAAGGACTTGGCCGAGTGGTTGCCCAGCGATGCGGTCAAACCGAAACGGAAGAAATGA
- a CDS encoding Gfo/Idh/MocA family protein, translating to MMKRRSFLQAAAATSVATAANLRNATADTAGEKSKHKVERVGIGAIGMRYQGSVIAEKARLYGDIVRIADVDRHVREQARASFGSTPKISEDYQELLADKNVDVVLIGAPDHWHAKMLIDAVRAGKDVYCEKPLTLTIDEGKVIRDVAASHDRVIQVGTWQRNDSRFRLAAEMVRAGRIGKLRRVTCTTDKNPSGGPFQPVPVPSHLNWDLWLGQAPRVPYVAERCHYTFRWWYEYAGGKMTDWGAHHVDIAQWAIGSLPTQIETRAKLPSIADGYNVATDFEADIQYQNGVQLLVRDIGRRGILFEGDRGRLFVNRSVLDGAPVQRLETDPLPREMYRLYDDDNLQRPLRAGKLDAIINHMGNFFDCVHSRRTPISDVESQHRSATTCHLANLSMRLGRSLTWDPVAENFGDDSAANDMMRRPQRSGFEVV from the coding sequence ATGATGAAACGACGAAGCTTTTTGCAAGCAGCCGCGGCGACCAGCGTTGCCACCGCAGCAAATCTGCGAAACGCCACGGCGGACACCGCCGGCGAAAAATCCAAACACAAAGTTGAACGTGTCGGCATCGGTGCCATCGGCATGCGATACCAGGGATCGGTAATCGCCGAAAAAGCAAGGCTTTATGGAGACATCGTTCGCATCGCTGACGTGGATCGGCATGTCCGCGAACAGGCCCGCGCCAGTTTCGGCAGCACGCCCAAGATCAGCGAAGATTATCAAGAACTGTTGGCCGACAAGAACGTCGACGTGGTGCTGATCGGCGCGCCGGATCACTGGCATGCCAAGATGCTGATCGATGCCGTGCGGGCGGGCAAAGACGTCTATTGCGAAAAACCGTTGACGTTGACCATCGACGAAGGCAAAGTCATTCGCGATGTGGCAGCGTCCCATGATCGTGTGATCCAGGTCGGAACGTGGCAGCGAAACGATTCGCGTTTTCGCTTGGCCGCCGAAATGGTGCGCGCCGGACGCATCGGAAAATTACGCCGCGTGACCTGCACCACGGACAAGAACCCCAGCGGTGGGCCGTTTCAACCGGTTCCCGTTCCCAGCCACTTGAATTGGGATCTTTGGCTGGGCCAGGCACCCCGCGTGCCCTATGTCGCCGAGCGGTGTCACTACACGTTTCGCTGGTGGTACGAGTACGCCGGTGGAAAAATGACCGACTGGGGAGCCCACCATGTCGACATCGCACAGTGGGCCATCGGATCGCTGCCGACGCAGATCGAGACGCGTGCCAAGCTTCCCAGCATCGCCGACGGTTACAACGTCGCCACCGATTTCGAAGCTGATATCCAATACCAGAACGGTGTTCAATTACTCGTTCGTGACATCGGTCGACGTGGCATCTTGTTCGAAGGCGACCGCGGACGTTTGTTCGTCAATCGCAGCGTTTTGGACGGAGCTCCGGTGCAGCGACTGGAAACCGATCCGCTGCCCCGCGAAATGTACAGGCTGTATGATGACGATAATCTGCAGCGTCCACTGCGTGCGGGCAAATTGGACGCGATCATCAACCACATGGGCAACTTCTTTGACTGTGTCCATTCCCGCCGGACACCGATCTCGGACGTGGAGAGTCAACACCGCAGCGCCACGACATGCCACTTGGCTAATTTGTCGATGCGACTGGGGCGTTCGTTGACTTGGGATCCGGTCGCGGAAAACTTTGGTGATGATTCAGCGGCCAACGACATGATGCGACGTCCGCAACGCAGCGGATTCGAAGTCGTCTGA
- a CDS encoding DJ-1/PfpI family protein, with amino-acid sequence MPERPQVLIIIGDASETLDTMYPYYRLIEAGMQPVVAAPEKRRYQMVMHEVKPGWTITKEWEGYTIQADITFAEIEPDDYAGIMFSGGRAPEYIRYDQDLVRVTKAFFAAEKPIASVCHGVEIPAYADCVRGRRMATVPKCQFDLEVCGGIFVDEPCVVDGNLVSGRTFHDNGHYLGPWIEMLVKATSGSGTVASS; translated from the coding sequence ATGCCTGAACGCCCCCAAGTCTTGATCATCATTGGTGATGCCAGCGAAACGTTGGACACGATGTATCCGTATTACCGTTTGATCGAAGCGGGGATGCAGCCCGTGGTCGCCGCGCCAGAAAAACGCCGCTACCAAATGGTGATGCATGAAGTGAAACCCGGTTGGACGATCACCAAGGAATGGGAAGGCTACACGATCCAGGCGGACATCACATTCGCCGAAATCGAACCCGACGATTACGCCGGCATCATGTTTTCGGGCGGGCGAGCACCGGAATACATCCGTTACGACCAGGACTTGGTTCGCGTGACGAAGGCATTTTTCGCGGCGGAAAAACCGATCGCCAGTGTCTGTCACGGTGTTGAAATTCCTGCGTACGCGGATTGTGTACGTGGTCGGCGGATGGCGACCGTTCCTAAATGCCAATTCGATCTGGAGGTGTGTGGCGGAATTTTCGTCGATGAACCCTGTGTCGTTGATGGAAATTTGGTCAGCGGACGGACCTTTCACGACAACGGACATTACCTGGGCCCATGGATCGAAATGCTGGTCAAGGCCACAAGTGGATCGGGAACCGTCGCGTCGTCTTGA
- a CDS encoding YeiH family protein: protein MNQDPENVPNESSTTESSTTESSSTKISTSESVTPPQRPNWITDMRTSEDWWAIWCGGTLLLICMAAVWLGRPVGLEESIAAGEPMEVVSPLKAFLAKPGGWSVNPLAGLAGNWIGMAGALVTIGVLFALAMQLRGRSAKQFLVAFPAVFALAALAYVMAGQEVLKSYNLEYALWALLVGLVISNTVGTPEFLRPAILTEFFIKTGLVLLGAEVLMSRLLALGVPGVFVAWVVTPVVLISTYLFGQKVLKVPSKSLNMVISADLSVCGVSAAIATAASCKAKKEELSLAIGLSLSFTVIMMVVLPAIIKAVGMDPILGGAWLGGTIDSTGAVAAAGAVLGDDALEVAATVKMIQNILIGVTAFCVAVYWVTYVERDPAGPRVGVSEIWYRFPKFVLGFIAMSILFSILYATLPAGPELVNAMIKGSTKTLRGWFFCLAFVCIGLETNFRQLLPQLKGGKPLILYVCGQSLNLVLTLVMAYLMFKVVFPTAATP, encoded by the coding sequence ATGAATCAAGACCCGGAGAATGTCCCCAACGAATCCTCGACCACTGAATCCTCGACCACTGAATCCTCGAGCACAAAAATCTCGACCAGCGAATCCGTAACGCCGCCACAACGACCGAATTGGATCACCGACATGCGGACCAGCGAAGACTGGTGGGCGATCTGGTGCGGCGGCACATTGTTATTGATCTGTATGGCAGCGGTTTGGCTGGGCCGGCCGGTTGGCTTGGAAGAAAGCATTGCGGCCGGTGAGCCGATGGAGGTGGTCAGCCCGCTGAAAGCGTTCTTGGCCAAGCCGGGCGGTTGGTCGGTCAATCCGCTGGCCGGGTTGGCGGGCAACTGGATCGGAATGGCCGGTGCTCTTGTCACGATCGGCGTGTTGTTCGCCTTGGCGATGCAGTTGCGAGGTCGATCGGCCAAACAGTTTTTGGTGGCCTTTCCGGCGGTGTTTGCTCTGGCGGCTTTGGCCTATGTGATGGCCGGCCAGGAAGTCCTGAAGTCTTACAACCTGGAATACGCGCTGTGGGCATTGCTGGTCGGTTTGGTGATCAGCAACACCGTGGGCACGCCGGAGTTTTTGCGGCCAGCGATTTTGACGGAGTTCTTTATCAAGACGGGCTTGGTCCTGTTGGGGGCGGAAGTCTTGATGAGCCGTTTGTTAGCGTTGGGAGTGCCCGGCGTGTTCGTCGCTTGGGTGGTGACACCGGTCGTGTTGATTTCCACGTATTTGTTTGGGCAAAAGGTTTTGAAGGTTCCCTCCAAATCACTGAACATGGTGATTTCTGCGGACTTGTCCGTTTGCGGGGTTTCGGCGGCGATTGCGACTGCGGCGTCGTGCAAAGCCAAAAAGGAAGAATTGTCGCTGGCGATCGGTCTGTCGCTAAGCTTCACCGTCATCATGATGGTCGTTTTGCCGGCGATCATAAAAGCGGTCGGGATGGATCCGATTCTGGGCGGCGCTTGGCTGGGCGGGACGATCGATTCAACTGGTGCGGTGGCCGCGGCGGGCGCCGTGCTGGGCGATGATGCGTTGGAAGTTGCCGCGACGGTGAAGATGATTCAAAACATTTTGATCGGCGTTACGGCATTTTGTGTCGCCGTGTATTGGGTGACCTACGTCGAACGCGATCCGGCCGGACCGCGTGTCGGTGTCTCCGAAATCTGGTACCGCTTTCCCAAGTTCGTCTTGGGCTTCATCGCGATGTCGATCTTGTTTTCGATTCTGTACGCGACACTGCCCGCCGGACCGGAGTTGGTCAATGCGATGATCAAAGGTTCGACCAAAACACTGCGTGGCTGGTTCTTCTGCCTTGCTTTCGTATGTATCGGGCTGGAAACGAACTTTCGTCAATTGTTGCCACAACTGAAGGGCGGCAAACCGTTGATTCTGTACGTGTGCGGACAGTCGCTGAACTTGGTTTTGACCTTGGTCATGGCGTACCTGATGTTCAAAGTCGTTTTCCCAACGGCGGCCACACCCTGA